Proteins co-encoded in one Gopherus evgoodei ecotype Sinaloan lineage chromosome 4, rGopEvg1_v1.p, whole genome shotgun sequence genomic window:
- the ZFP36L1 gene encoding mRNA decay activator protein ZFP36L1 — protein sequence MSTALVSPTIFDLSEVLCKSNKMLNYSPSGVGGCLLDRKAVGTPAGGGFPRRHSVTLPNSKFHQNQLLSSLKGEPAPVLGPRESRFRDRSFSEGGERLLQQKQPGGQINSSRYKTELCRPFEENGACKYGDKCQFAHGIHELRSLTRHPKYKTELCRTFHTIGFCPYGPRCHFIHNAEERRAVAGGRDPTIADRPRLQHSFSFAGFPSVTANGLLDSPTSVTPPPMLSADDLLGSPTLPDCASNPFTFSSQELATLFAPSIGVQVSSGGSPTAFLFRPMSESPNMFDSPPSPQDSLSDQEGYLSSSSSHSGSDSPILDNSRRLPIFSRLSISDD from the exons ATGTCCACGGCGCTGGTGTCTCCGACCATCTTCGACCTGAGCGAAGTTCTGTGCAAG AGTAACAAGATGTTGAACTACAGCCCTTCAGGTGTTGGAGGGTGTCTGTTGGATAGGAAGGCAGTGGGCACCCCAGCTGGCGGGGGTTTCCCTAGGAGGCACTCTGTCACCTTGCCCAACTCCAAGTTTCACCAGAACCAGCTCCTAAGCAGCCTCAAGGGGGAGCCGGCCCCTGTGCTGGGTCCCAGGGAAAGCCGTTTTCGGGACCGCTCCTTCTCTGAAGGTGGTGAGCGCCTGCTGCAGCAGAAGCAGCCCGGGGGACAAATCAACTCGAGCCGCTACAAGACAGAGCTGTGCCGCCCCTTCGAGGAGAACGGTGCCTGCAAATATGGTGACAAGTGCCAGTTTGCCCACGGCATCCATGAGCTGCGGAGCCTAACCCGCCACCCCAAGTACAAGACCGAGCTGTGTCGCACTTTCCACACCATCGGCTTCTGCCCTTATGGGCCTCGTTGTCACTTCATCCACAATGCCGAGGAGCGCCGTGCTGTGGCTGGGGGCCGGGACCCCACCATCGCCGACAGACCCCGCCTCCAGCACAGCTTCAGCTTTGCTGGCTTCCCCAGTGTCACTGCCAATGGGCTGCTGGACAGCCCCACCTCAGTCACCCCACCACCCATGCTGAGCGCTGATGACCTTCTGGGCTCGCCCACCTTGCCAGATTGTGCCAGCAACCCCTTCACCTTTTCCAGCCAGGAGCTGGCCACTCTCTTTGCCCCCAGCATAGGGGTGCAGGTGTCCAGTGGGGGTTCACCCACTGCTTTCCTCTTCAGGCCCATGTCTGAGTCCCCCAACATGTTTGACTCACCCCCCAGTCCTCAGGACTCCCTCTCTGATCAGGAAGGCTATCtgagcagctccagcagccacAGCGGCTCAGATTCACCCATCCTGGATAACTCGAGACGTCTTCCCATCTTCAGCAGACTCTCCATCTCTGATGACTAA